A region of Streptomyces sp. NBC_01264 DNA encodes the following proteins:
- a CDS encoding GNAT family N-acetyltransferase — MTKTVTYVAMTDPGQLVPGVPVPELALAAVGADLSLVPGLMARIGAPYQWRSARRSPQEWQAWFTERPDRTCWLLTLADEPAGMVCYDLHPGADVEIRSFGLLPEFTGKGLGGHALTLAIRQGWNLVPGVRRVWLHTSSADSPNALPNYHRRGFRTFKAEEDTSDSDTP; from the coding sequence GTGACGAAGACCGTGACGTATGTAGCGATGACGGACCCCGGTCAACTCGTGCCCGGTGTTCCGGTACCGGAACTCGCGCTCGCCGCGGTGGGCGCGGACCTGTCGCTGGTTCCCGGCCTGATGGCCAGGATCGGCGCGCCGTACCAGTGGCGCAGCGCCCGCCGGAGCCCACAGGAGTGGCAGGCGTGGTTCACCGAGCGTCCGGACCGGACCTGCTGGCTGCTGACCTTGGCCGACGAGCCGGCCGGCATGGTCTGCTACGACCTCCACCCGGGTGCCGACGTCGAGATCAGGTCGTTCGGGCTCCTGCCTGAGTTCACCGGGAAGGGGCTCGGCGGTCATGCGCTGACGCTCGCGATCCGGCAGGGCTGGAATCTGGTGCCGGGCGTGCGCCGGGTGTGGCTGCACACGTCGTCGGCGGACAGCCCGAACGCGCTGCCCAACTACCACCGCCGTGGGTTTCGTACCTTCAAGGCCGAAGAAGACACGTCGGATTCGGACACGCCTTGA
- a CDS encoding aldo/keto reductase, translating into MTSDKITAADSGTWLLGDLPVRRIGFGAMRLTHLADGSPSDRDRVTGVLRRAVELGVNHIDTAAFYFSATRSANELINRALAPYGDELVITTKVGPGRDAAGDWWWAAPGQLRGQVEENLRQLGRDHLDVVNLRVPRQAETGSIAEHFGALAELRTAGLIRHLGVSNVRPDHLAEARAIAPVVCVQNAYGIGSPAEEHAFLDACGEQGIAFVPFFAIAGAGKEAGGVTEEGPEVRDLARAHGVSPAQLRLAWTLSRGAHVLAIPGTGNPDHLAENVAAGALRLSAEDTARLEAA; encoded by the coding sequence ATGACTTCCGACAAGATCACCGCAGCCGACTCCGGCACCTGGCTCCTCGGCGACCTCCCGGTCCGCCGCATCGGGTTCGGAGCGATGCGTCTCACCCACCTCGCCGACGGCTCCCCCAGCGACCGGGACCGGGTGACCGGGGTGCTGAGGCGGGCGGTCGAGCTGGGCGTCAACCACATCGACACGGCCGCCTTCTACTTCTCCGCGACCCGCTCCGCCAACGAGCTCATCAACCGGGCCCTCGCCCCGTACGGCGACGAGCTGGTCATCACCACCAAGGTCGGGCCGGGCCGCGATGCCGCCGGCGACTGGTGGTGGGCCGCGCCCGGGCAGCTGCGCGGGCAGGTCGAGGAGAACCTGCGCCAGCTCGGCCGCGACCACCTGGACGTGGTCAACCTGCGCGTCCCGCGCCAGGCGGAGACCGGTTCGATCGCCGAGCACTTCGGCGCGCTCGCCGAGCTGCGCACCGCCGGGCTGATCCGGCACCTGGGCGTGTCCAACGTACGGCCGGACCACCTCGCCGAGGCGCGGGCCATCGCGCCCGTGGTCTGCGTGCAGAACGCGTACGGGATCGGTTCGCCGGCCGAGGAGCACGCCTTCCTCGACGCGTGCGGCGAGCAGGGCATCGCGTTCGTCCCCTTCTTCGCGATCGCGGGCGCGGGCAAGGAGGCCGGAGGGGTCACCGAGGAGGGTCCGGAGGTACGGGATCTCGCGCGGGCCCACGGGGTGTCCCCGGCCCAGCTCCGCCTGGCGTGGACGCTGAGCCGGGGCGCGCACGTCCTCGCCATCCCCGGCACCGGGAACCCGGACCACCTGGCCGAGAACGTCGCCGCCGGCGCCCTGCGGCTGTCCGCCGAGGACACCGCCCGGCTCGAAGCCGCGTAG
- a CDS encoding FecCD family ABC transporter permease: MRLRAARAFTRTPVVLALLAAALAASALAGLVLGPVRIPPGRVLDIVLAGPGPRAGSGAFGAIVWDVRIPRVLLGAVVGAGLAVAGTVLQALVRNPLADPFLLGASSGASAGAVLVIVLGAGFLGFAGGSAVPLAAFAGSMGALVAVYAMARRGGTMTTGRLILAGVAVQYVLSALTSLVLVLAAHPDQVRTVLFWTLGGLGGARWSELALPAGALLLGTGLLVALARPLDLLLAGEEGARTLGLDTARFRAAVFVLASLVIGVLVAYSGAIGFVGLMVPHAARMVVGAGHRALLPVAALGGAVFLTLADLIARTAAAPEEIPVGVVTALVGGPFFLWMLRRSTRTEGVVG, translated from the coding sequence GTGAGGCTCCGGGCCGCCCGCGCGTTCACCCGTACCCCGGTCGTACTGGCCCTGCTCGCCGCCGCCCTGGCCGCGTCGGCCCTGGCGGGGCTCGTCCTCGGGCCCGTACGGATCCCCCCGGGCCGGGTGCTCGACATCGTGCTCGCCGGCCCGGGGCCCCGGGCCGGATCGGGCGCCTTCGGGGCGATCGTGTGGGACGTCCGCATACCGCGCGTCCTGCTCGGGGCCGTCGTCGGTGCGGGGCTCGCCGTCGCGGGAACCGTGCTGCAGGCACTCGTACGCAATCCGCTCGCCGACCCGTTCCTGCTCGGGGCCTCCTCCGGGGCCTCGGCCGGGGCGGTGCTGGTGATCGTCCTCGGCGCCGGATTCCTCGGCTTCGCGGGCGGGAGCGCCGTACCGCTCGCCGCGTTCGCCGGGTCGATGGGCGCACTCGTCGCCGTCTACGCGATGGCCCGGCGCGGCGGCACCATGACCACCGGCCGGCTGATCCTCGCCGGAGTCGCCGTCCAGTACGTGCTGTCCGCCCTGACCAGCCTGGTCCTGGTGCTGGCCGCCCATCCCGACCAGGTGCGCACCGTGCTGTTCTGGACCCTCGGCGGGCTCGGCGGGGCACGCTGGAGCGAACTGGCCCTGCCCGCCGGGGCGCTGCTCCTGGGCACCGGACTGCTCGTCGCCCTGGCCCGGCCGCTGGACCTGCTGCTCGCGGGGGAGGAGGGCGCCCGCACGCTCGGCCTGGACACGGCCCGGTTCCGGGCCGCCGTCTTCGTCCTCGCCTCGCTCGTCATCGGCGTACTGGTGGCCTACAGCGGGGCCATCGGCTTCGTGGGGCTGATGGTCCCGCACGCAGCCCGGATGGTCGTCGGCGCCGGGCACCGGGCGCTGCTGCCCGTGGCCGCGCTGGGCGGGGCGGTGTTCCTGACCCTGGCCGACCTGATCGCCCGTACCGCCGCCGCACCGGAGGAGATACCGGTGGGCGTGGTCACGGCGCTCGTCGGCGGCCCGTTCTTCCTGTGGATGCTGCGCAGGTCCACCCGTACCGAAGGGGTCGTGGGATGA
- a CDS encoding sugar kinase: MSGAGIGTGAAVATSGTQGYDVLVLGEVLVEIHTGTALRDAADGTPARVSFSGDALNAAAAAVAAGARTALLAVVGEDELSVPLLARAAELGVDVSHVRRSPRPNGAYLLCADTEGDREFVYWRTGSAGSTLSVEHVESWRELLTSSKALITSGITGALSPSSREAVLLAAETVHAAGGHLSYDPNFRSRLTGRDDARTLLARIAPLAGLLKTSCPADALAMVDTDDPAEAAARYRALGARTVAVTAGADRLLLDDGTRAAYLPVPVNPDPVDATGAGDCFTGTATARLALGDSLADSVAYAMAAASLSVSGRGGTGRVPHFTETAALAAAHRADTLADGSVHER; this comes from the coding sequence GTGAGCGGGGCCGGCATCGGGACCGGGGCCGCCGTGGCCACGAGCGGGACGCAGGGGTACGACGTCCTCGTCCTCGGCGAGGTCCTCGTCGAGATCCACACCGGGACGGCCCTGCGGGACGCCGCCGACGGAACCCCCGCCCGTGTCTCCTTCTCCGGGGACGCCCTCAACGCCGCGGCCGCCGCAGTCGCCGCCGGAGCCCGCACCGCCCTGCTCGCCGTGGTCGGCGAGGACGAGCTGAGCGTCCCGCTGCTGGCCCGCGCCGCCGAACTGGGCGTGGACGTCTCCCACGTACGCCGCTCCCCGCGCCCGAACGGCGCCTATCTGCTGTGCGCCGACACCGAGGGCGACCGCGAGTTCGTGTACTGGCGCACCGGCAGCGCCGGATCCACCCTCTCGGTGGAACACGTGGAGTCCTGGCGGGAGTTGCTGACGAGCTCCAAGGCCCTCATCACCAGCGGCATCACCGGCGCCCTGTCGCCCAGCAGCCGCGAGGCCGTCCTGCTCGCCGCCGAGACCGTGCACGCGGCCGGCGGGCACCTCTCCTACGATCCCAACTTCCGCTCCCGGCTGACCGGTCGGGACGACGCCCGGACACTGCTGGCCCGCATCGCCCCGCTGGCCGGGCTGCTGAAGACCTCCTGCCCGGCCGACGCGCTGGCCATGGTCGACACCGACGACCCGGCCGAGGCCGCCGCCCGCTACCGGGCCCTGGGCGCCCGAACCGTCGCGGTCACCGCGGGCGCCGACCGGCTGCTGCTGGACGACGGCACGCGGGCGGCGTACCTCCCCGTTCCGGTCAATCCCGATCCGGTCGACGCGACCGGCGCCGGGGACTGCTTCACCGGCACCGCCACCGCCCGGCTCGCCCTCGGCGACAGCCTCGCGGACTCCGTCGCGTACGCGATGGCGGCCGCCTCCCTCTCCGTGTCCGGCCGCGGCGGCACCGGCCGCGTCCCGCACTTCACCGAGACGGCCGCCCTGGCGGCCGCCCACCGGGCCGACACCCTCGCCGACGGCTCGGTCCACGAGCGGTAG
- a CDS encoding helix-turn-helix domain-containing protein, whose protein sequence is MTATAGREPRSDLRDFLRSRRARIGPEEVGAASHPGRRRVPGLRREEVAQLAGVSVDYYTRLEQGRTLHVSDEVLDAVARALRLDATERSHLFDLARSQRAPAPGPGRAAGEPDGARGPAEAVGPQLVRAGLHRVLDALDDGTPAMIVGRRLEVLAANRLAEALYTGFGAAEPHTPEPHTPEPPTPEPGAPDRRGRNLARFLFRDPAARELLADWEGAARGAVAALRFYAGRHPYDPGLGPLVEELSALDRDFRRWWAGHDVLEHTHGTKRFRHPLVGELALEYENLTFPDDPTQTLYLYTAEPGSPSDEALRALASRTAGASRAKH, encoded by the coding sequence ATGACCGCTACCGCTGGGCGCGAGCCCCGTTCCGACCTGCGGGACTTCCTGCGTTCCCGGCGCGCCCGGATCGGTCCCGAGGAGGTGGGGGCCGCCTCCCACCCGGGAAGGCGGCGGGTGCCCGGGCTGCGGCGCGAGGAGGTCGCGCAGCTTGCGGGGGTCAGCGTCGACTACTACACGCGGCTGGAGCAGGGGCGCACCCTGCACGTCTCCGACGAGGTCCTCGACGCCGTGGCGCGGGCGCTCAGGCTCGATGCCACCGAGCGGTCCCACCTCTTCGACCTGGCGCGGTCCCAGCGGGCGCCGGCCCCCGGTCCCGGGCGTGCGGCCGGTGAGCCGGACGGCGCCCGCGGCCCCGCTGAGGCCGTCGGCCCGCAGCTGGTGCGGGCTGGGCTGCACCGGGTGTTGGACGCCCTGGACGACGGCACTCCGGCGATGATCGTGGGGCGCCGGCTCGAGGTCCTGGCCGCGAACCGGCTCGCCGAGGCCCTGTACACCGGCTTCGGCGCGGCAGAGCCCCACACCCCGGAGCCCCACACTCCGGAGCCCCCAACCCCGGAGCCGGGCGCGCCGGATCGGCGCGGCCGCAATCTGGCGCGGTTCCTCTTCCGCGACCCCGCCGCACGCGAGCTCCTCGCCGACTGGGAGGGCGCCGCGCGCGGAGCCGTCGCCGCGCTGCGGTTCTACGCGGGCAGGCACCCGTACGATCCCGGGCTGGGTCCGCTCGTCGAGGAACTCAGCGCGCTCGACAGGGACTTCCGGCGTTGGTGGGCCGGCCACGACGTGCTCGAACACACCCACGGAACCAAGCGGTTCAGGCACCCCCTCGTCGGCGAACTGGCCCTGGAATACGAAAACCTCACCTTCCCGGACGACCCCACCCAGACCCTCTACCTCTACACGGCGGAGCCCGGATCCCCCTCGGACGAGGCGCTGCGGGCCCTCGCCTCCCGGACGGCCGGCGCGTCGCGCGCGAAACACTGA
- a CDS encoding serpin family protein, producing MDNSTVEAVNRLTARWAAQWSARSEDGAAAEGTVFTAAGVWPLLALLADGAAGPARTELRETLGIPADTAAEAARALLTALDGVRGLRAATGLWARRDLPLEAAWSARLPAGTRATLSGDEDTDRKALDAWATEHTGGLVERMPVEAGPHIQLVLASALALNLTWEQPFSERQVRPAHGPWSGRDLRGLAVTHAFPERLRVARGPSGPVTLLRVPGGPGAHGALGVDVHLLLGESGAAPGDVLTTGIAEVTGALAASTARELPDGAAGPGLSLSTVDSTSPDPVARIATVAFDIRAEHDLLLHSELFGLTSAAARPGHFPGMSAVPLAVGSARQSAVARFHAEGFEAAAVTAVGMFRGAARVRSYRVRQAEFEVDRPFGFLAVDRRSGLVLFAGWITDPDILTR from the coding sequence ATGGACAACTCGACGGTGGAGGCGGTCAACCGCCTGACGGCACGGTGGGCGGCACAGTGGTCCGCGCGGTCCGAGGACGGGGCCGCGGCCGAAGGCACGGTCTTCACCGCCGCCGGGGTCTGGCCGCTGCTGGCCCTCCTCGCGGACGGCGCCGCCGGCCCCGCCCGTACCGAACTCCGGGAAACCCTCGGCATCCCCGCCGACACGGCGGCCGAGGCCGCCCGCGCGCTGCTGACCGCCCTGGACGGCGTACGGGGCCTGCGCGCGGCCACCGGCCTGTGGGCGCGGCGGGACCTTCCGCTGGAGGCGGCCTGGTCGGCCCGGCTGCCCGCCGGGACCCGGGCCACCCTCAGCGGAGACGAGGACACCGACCGCAAGGCCCTGGACGCCTGGGCCACCGAGCACACCGGCGGCCTCGTAGAGCGGATGCCGGTCGAGGCCGGTCCGCACATCCAGCTGGTCCTCGCCTCCGCGCTCGCGCTGAACCTGACCTGGGAACAGCCCTTCTCCGAACGGCAGGTGCGGCCGGCGCACGGCCCGTGGAGCGGGCGCGACCTGCGCGGGCTGGCCGTCACGCACGCCTTCCCCGAGCGGCTCCGGGTGGCCCGGGGGCCCTCCGGCCCGGTCACCCTGCTCCGCGTTCCCGGCGGTCCCGGCGCGCACGGCGCCCTCGGCGTGGACGTGCACCTGTTGCTCGGGGAGTCCGGGGCCGCGCCCGGGGACGTTCTGACGACCGGGATAGCCGAGGTCACCGGCGCGCTCGCCGCCTCGACCGCGAGGGAGCTTCCCGACGGCGCCGCGGGTCCCGGACTGTCGCTCAGCACCGTGGACTCCACCAGCCCCGACCCGGTGGCTCGGATCGCCACGGTGGCCTTCGACATCCGCGCCGAACACGATCTGCTCCTCCACTCCGAGCTGTTCGGGCTCACCTCCGCGGCCGCCCGCCCCGGCCACTTCCCCGGCATGTCCGCCGTCCCGCTCGCGGTCGGCTCCGCCCGCCAGTCGGCCGTGGCCCGCTTCCACGCCGAGGGGTTCGAGGCCGCGGCCGTCACCGCCGTCGGCATGTTCCGCGGGGCCGCGCGGGTGCGCTCGTACCGGGTCCGGCAGGCCGAGTTCGAGGTGGACCGGCCCTTCGGCTTCCTCGCCGTCGACCGGCGGTCCGGTCTCGTGCTGTTCGCGGGCTGGATCACCGACCCCGATATCCTCACCCGATGA
- a CDS encoding ABC transporter ATP-binding protein, whose amino-acid sequence MRARRPAGPMAGARMEAEATDLAVEGVRYEIDGRPLLHGIDLTARPGETVGVVGPNGSGKTTLLRCVYGTLRPTGGRVLLDGVDAASLGVKDRARRVAVVPQDAAGTFGLTVREVVAMGRSPHKRFWEQDGPDDVRRVARALETVGAAALVGRRFDGLSGGERQRALVARALVQDPGLLALDEPTNHLDIRYQLEILGLVRALPATALLVLHDLNLAAMYCDRLYVLADGRVVASGTPAEVLTESLLAEVYGVRTRIGTHPTTGAPNIVYLPEDGERTG is encoded by the coding sequence ATGAGGGCGCGACGGCCGGCCGGTCCGATGGCGGGGGCAAGGATGGAGGCGGAGGCGACGGACCTCGCCGTCGAGGGCGTGCGGTACGAGATCGACGGACGGCCGCTGCTGCACGGGATCGACCTCACCGCCCGCCCGGGCGAGACGGTCGGAGTCGTCGGCCCCAACGGCAGTGGCAAGACGACCCTGCTGCGCTGCGTCTACGGAACCCTGCGCCCGACCGGCGGACGCGTCCTGCTGGACGGGGTGGACGCCGCCTCGCTGGGCGTCAAGGACCGCGCCCGGCGGGTGGCGGTGGTGCCCCAGGACGCGGCCGGCACCTTCGGGCTGACCGTGCGCGAGGTGGTGGCCATGGGGCGCAGCCCGCACAAACGGTTCTGGGAGCAGGACGGACCCGACGACGTACGCCGCGTGGCGCGGGCCCTGGAGACCGTCGGCGCGGCCGCCCTCGTGGGCCGCCGCTTCGACGGGCTCTCGGGCGGCGAGCGCCAGCGGGCCCTGGTGGCCCGCGCCCTCGTCCAGGACCCGGGCCTGCTCGCCCTGGACGAACCGACCAACCACCTGGACATCCGCTACCAGCTGGAGATCCTCGGCCTGGTCCGTGCCCTGCCGGCCACCGCCCTGTTGGTCCTGCACGACCTCAACCTGGCGGCGATGTACTGCGACCGCCTGTACGTCCTGGCGGACGGCCGCGTCGTCGCCTCCGGCACCCCGGCGGAGGTGCTGACGGAATCCCTGCTGGCCGAGGTCTACGGGGTCCGCACCCGCATCGGCACCCACCCGACGACGGGCGCGCCGAACATCGTCTACCTTCCTGAGGATGGGGAGCGAACGGGGTAG
- a CDS encoding ABC transporter substrate-binding protein gives MPSYPRALLRALVPVPLLIPLAACGGSPAAQDAKANAGAGSAPGFPYSVTNCGVTSTYQAPPQRAVAMNQHATEILLALGLEGRTVGTAYLDDAVLPAYRPAYDKIKVLAKEYPSKEVLLGANPDFVYGGYSSAFDKAQGRDREGLAQSGINSRLSVEYCTKGKVGLDQLRTEITEVARTFGVPERGEKLIADERRRIDAVSARVKDKARPTVFVYDSGEASAFTSGGNGIGNEIVALAGGTNVFADLDDTFGDVSWEKVIERKPEVVLIYDYGGTTVEAKKQRLLNDPALAQVPAVRNRRFVVLPLSSAVLGVRVADAVESLGGQLHPDAA, from the coding sequence TTGCCTTCGTACCCCCGTGCGCTGCTGCGCGCGCTCGTGCCCGTCCCCCTCCTGATACCGCTGGCCGCGTGCGGAGGATCCCCCGCGGCGCAGGACGCGAAGGCGAACGCCGGCGCGGGCTCCGCGCCCGGATTTCCGTACTCGGTCACCAACTGCGGTGTCACCAGCACCTATCAGGCACCGCCGCAGCGTGCGGTCGCGATGAACCAGCACGCCACCGAGATCCTCCTGGCCCTCGGGCTGGAGGGGAGGACGGTCGGGACGGCCTACCTGGACGACGCCGTACTGCCCGCCTACCGGCCCGCGTACGACAAGATCAAGGTGCTGGCGAAGGAGTACCCCTCCAAGGAGGTCCTCCTTGGCGCCAACCCCGACTTCGTGTACGGGGGTTACTCCAGCGCCTTCGACAAGGCGCAGGGCCGCGATCGCGAGGGACTCGCGCAGTCCGGCATCAACTCCCGCCTCAGCGTGGAGTACTGCACCAAGGGCAAGGTCGGCCTCGACCAGCTCAGGACCGAAATCACCGAGGTGGCACGGACCTTCGGCGTGCCCGAGCGCGGCGAGAAGCTCATCGCGGACGAACGGCGCCGCATCGACGCCGTCAGCGCGCGCGTGAAGGATAAGGCCAGGCCGACCGTCTTCGTCTACGACTCGGGCGAGGCCTCCGCCTTCACCTCCGGCGGCAACGGCATCGGCAACGAGATCGTCGCGCTCGCGGGCGGGACGAACGTGTTCGCCGATCTCGACGACACCTTCGGCGACGTGTCGTGGGAGAAGGTCATCGAGCGCAAGCCCGAGGTCGTCCTCATCTACGACTACGGCGGCACCACCGTCGAAGCCAAGAAGCAGCGCCTGCTGAACGACCCGGCGCTGGCGCAGGTGCCCGCGGTCAGGAACCGGCGGTTCGTCGTGCTGCCGCTGTCCTCCGCCGTGCTCGGCGTACGCGTCGCCGACGCCGTCGAATCGCTGGGCGGCCAGCTCCACCCCGACGCCGCGTGA
- a CDS encoding serpin family protein, whose protein sequence is MKTKTVGAVNALTSRWAGHAAADGTDTVFTAAGVWPLLALLADGAAGPARTELEQALGIPADTAAEAARELLTALDSVRGLRAATGLWTRRDLPLEAAWSARLPAGTRATLSGDEDTDRKALDAWATERTDGLVEKMPVPVDEETRFVLASALTLRTRWIQPFEAWTTEIGEGPWAGREVQGLSRSTTLLDRVRVARAPGGPVTLLEVVGDGGVDVHLVLGEPQAPPGPTLQAGIAAVTRAIPSTGASLLPEGNPGPGLHIRSVRSESREHRLRIHTVAFEVEADNDLLDPARLFGLESARSTRTGHFPGISGEPLAVGSAGQSAVARFHSEGFEAAAVTAFAAAAGCAEPRLRYRVRQAQVAFHRPFGFLAVHRTSRLVLAAGWVADALPPEEWDHEAEEAAYWANLDAEKSD, encoded by the coding sequence ATGAAGACGAAAACGGTAGGGGCGGTCAACGCGCTCACCTCCCGCTGGGCCGGACACGCGGCGGCGGACGGCACGGACACGGTGTTCACCGCCGCCGGGGTCTGGCCGCTGCTGGCCCTCCTCGCGGACGGCGCCGCCGGCCCCGCCCGGACCGAGCTGGAGCAGGCCCTCGGCATACCCGCCGACACCGCGGCCGAGGCCGCCCGGGAACTGCTGACCGCCCTGGACAGCGTACGGGGCCTGCGCGCGGCCACCGGCCTGTGGACGCGGCGGGACCTTCCGCTGGAGGCGGCCTGGTCGGCCCGGCTGCCCGCCGGGACCCGGGCCACCCTCAGCGGAGACGAGGACACCGACCGCAAGGCCCTGGACGCCTGGGCCACCGAACGCACCGACGGCCTGGTCGAGAAGATGCCGGTCCCCGTCGACGAGGAGACGCGCTTCGTGCTCGCCTCCGCCCTCACCCTGCGCACGCGGTGGATCCAGCCCTTCGAGGCCTGGACGACCGAGATCGGCGAAGGCCCCTGGGCTGGGCGGGAGGTGCAGGGCCTGAGCCGCAGTACGACCCTCCTCGACCGGGTCCGCGTGGCCCGGGCGCCCGGCGGCCCGGTGACCCTGCTGGAGGTGGTGGGCGACGGCGGGGTGGACGTCCACCTCGTCCTGGGCGAGCCGCAGGCCCCGCCGGGCCCCACCCTCCAGGCGGGCATCGCGGCCGTCACCCGGGCGATCCCGTCCACGGGCGCGAGCCTGCTGCCCGAGGGGAACCCGGGGCCGGGACTGCACATCCGGAGCGTCCGTTCGGAGAGCCGCGAACACCGGCTGCGGATCCACACGGTGGCCTTCGAGGTGGAGGCGGACAACGATCTCCTCGACCCGGCCCGGCTGTTCGGCCTGGAGAGCGCCCGCTCCACTCGGACCGGCCACTTTCCGGGCATCAGTGGCGAACCGCTCGCCGTCGGCTCCGCCGGGCAGTCGGCCGTGGCGCGCTTCCACTCCGAGGGTTTCGAAGCCGCCGCCGTGACGGCGTTCGCGGCGGCCGCCGGCTGCGCGGAGCCCCGGCTGAGGTACCGGGTCAGGCAGGCTCAGGTGGCCTTCCACCGCCCCTTCGGCTTCCTCGCCGTCCACCGGACCTCGCGCCTGGTGCTCGCCGCGGGCTGGGTGGCGGACGCCCTGCCGCCCGAGGAGTGGGACCACGAGGCGGAGGAGGCTGCGTACTGGGCGAACCTCGATGCCGAGAAATCGGATTGA
- a CDS encoding glycoside hydrolase family 18 protein translates to MRRSMLGRLAVAACSLSLLTAFAPAHDGSGHGRSYKKVGYFTQWGVYGRDFQVQDLEKNGSASKLTHINYAFGNISADGKCFTGNIPGEADAWADYVRPLDAENSVDGVADDWVQPLAGNFNQLRELKAKHPDLKVLLSLGGWSWSTHFSDAALTPASRKALVSSCIDLYIKGNLPQDGTRGGAGSAAGIFDGFDIDWEWPGSSGDTDTTYRPEDKKNFTALVSEFRTQLDDYARSQKRKAKYELSAFVPTAPAKIDAGFDVRRIMRDLDFVTLQGYDFHVSGEATTAQQSALYARNDFSVDGTVDAWERRGAPAHKLVMGMPFYGQGWTGVSGGGDGMGQPATGPAPAAWANGYADYKELKQLAASGSYKLHRDRRNGSAWLFDGTTLWTYDDPQVLRTKTRYIREEGLGGAMFWSLDADTADGELMTAVDEGLRGH, encoded by the coding sequence ATGCGCCGCAGCATGCTCGGCAGGCTGGCCGTCGCCGCCTGCTCCCTCTCCCTGCTGACCGCCTTCGCCCCCGCCCATGACGGATCCGGGCACGGACGCTCGTACAAGAAGGTCGGCTACTTCACCCAATGGGGCGTCTACGGACGGGACTTCCAGGTCCAGGACCTGGAGAAGAACGGCAGCGCGAGCAAGCTCACGCACATCAACTACGCCTTCGGCAACATCAGCGCGGACGGCAAGTGCTTCACCGGCAACATCCCCGGTGAGGCCGACGCGTGGGCCGACTACGTCCGGCCGCTGGACGCCGAGAACTCGGTCGACGGCGTCGCCGACGACTGGGTGCAGCCGCTCGCCGGCAACTTCAACCAGCTCCGCGAGCTCAAGGCCAAGCACCCCGACCTCAAGGTCCTGCTCTCCCTGGGTGGTTGGAGCTGGTCCACGCACTTCTCGGACGCCGCGCTCACCCCGGCCTCCCGCAAGGCCCTCGTGTCCTCCTGCATCGACCTGTACATCAAGGGCAACCTCCCGCAGGACGGCACCCGCGGCGGTGCGGGTTCGGCCGCCGGGATCTTCGACGGGTTCGACATCGACTGGGAGTGGCCCGGCTCCTCGGGCGACACCGACACCACCTACCGCCCCGAGGACAAGAAGAACTTCACCGCGCTGGTGAGCGAGTTCCGCACGCAGCTCGACGACTACGCGCGCAGCCAGAAGCGGAAGGCGAAGTACGAGCTGTCCGCCTTCGTCCCGACCGCCCCCGCCAAGATCGACGCGGGCTTCGACGTCCGCCGGATCATGCGCGACCTGGACTTCGTGACCCTCCAGGGCTACGACTTCCACGTCTCCGGCGAGGCGACCACCGCCCAGCAGTCCGCGCTCTACGCGAGGAACGACTTCAGCGTCGACGGCACCGTGGACGCCTGGGAGCGGCGCGGCGCGCCCGCGCACAAGCTCGTGATGGGCATGCCGTTCTACGGACAGGGCTGGACCGGCGTCAGCGGTGGCGGGGACGGCATGGGGCAGCCCGCGACAGGGCCGGCTCCGGCCGCCTGGGCCAACGGGTACGCGGACTACAAGGAGCTCAAGCAGCTCGCGGCTTCGGGTAGTTACAAGCTCCACCGGGACCGCCGCAACGGCAGTGCCTGGCTGTTCGACGGCACCACCCTGTGGACGTACGACGACCCGCAGGTGCTGCGCACCAAGACCCGGTACATCCGCGAGGAGGGCCTCGGCGGCGCGATGTTCTGGTCGCTCGACGCGGACACCGCCGACGGTGAGCTGATGACCGCGGTCGACGAGGGCCTGCGCGGCCACTGA
- a CDS encoding NUDIX domain-containing protein, with amino-acid sequence MIPDAFSRRVAEAAAADVRLARVRLDGAGQWLTTIGQVATAPLAAEVWVFDEDLARVLLVRHRWRGWVPPGGRVEPGETPREGARRELFEETGIAVELLPEPAAATVRSYGTEWAATLGLSFAAIASAATPLVTERGQPAAWTPLKEEWSGYFPGDASRVRQHARWLSGTTAIGH; translated from the coding sequence ATGATTCCCGATGCGTTCAGCCGCCGGGTCGCAGAGGCCGCGGCTGCCGATGTCCGGCTGGCGAGGGTTCGGCTCGACGGTGCCGGTCAGTGGTTGACCACCATCGGCCAGGTGGCCACGGCGCCGCTCGCCGCGGAGGTCTGGGTCTTCGACGAGGATCTCGCCCGGGTGCTCCTGGTTCGTCACCGGTGGCGCGGCTGGGTTCCGCCGGGCGGGCGCGTCGAGCCGGGTGAAACGCCCCGGGAGGGAGCACGTCGCGAGCTCTTCGAGGAGACCGGCATCGCGGTGGAGCTGCTGCCCGAACCCGCGGCGGCGACGGTGCGTTCCTACGGTACGGAGTGGGCGGCGACTCTCGGGCTGTCGTTCGCCGCGATCGCGAGTGCGGCAACGCCTCTGGTCACGGAGCGCGGACAGCCGGCGGCCTGGACGCCCTTGAAGGAGGAGTGGTCCGGCTACTTCCCCGGGGACGCGTCACGGGTCCGGCAGCATGCCCGATGGCTGAGCGGGACGACAGCCATCGGGCATTGA